From the Gossypium hirsutum isolate 1008001.06 chromosome A02, Gossypium_hirsutum_v2.1, whole genome shotgun sequence genome, the window CTATTTTTATGAATGCTACCTATGAGggtgtacacactgagtttacgaaaactcacctctttattattttatctgtcaggtaatccccagcagtagATGGATTGGTGCAGCGAAGGGCTCGACGGTGACCACTGCTACATATACTCCggtttttatggtttttatggttttaatgcttttattattttaactgcTATGATTGGGAGTATTTATGTAATTTCTGGACTCAGTCTGTTTGACTTAAATTCGGGATTTTAAACTActgtttatagattttgaaacTGCAATGTATCACGAtaactttatttgtttttttaagctTCCACGTATAAAGAAATGTTTTCAAGCAAGCCAATCAATACACGTTTTCTGAGCTAAGTAAAAGATAATAACTGGAATGTTTTAGGGTAAATACGGTTTTAAATACActttcatgtgacatcgccagattcggccataatttctaggccgggtttgggatgttacaatggCCAAATCTAAAGTTGTTAcgttaaatgtttgaaaatttggttttCGTGTATCTTGAAACTCATCGCAAGCTCTTAAAATCCCAGATTATTCAAAGGCATATCTTTTCTAACTATTTTATTGGAAACAttgtttgtttatatattttcaaaaaaaaatttacaattttgccgtGGAAACTTTTAGAATGTTGATTTATGAAAATATAGTCTATTGTTTGAAATTCGTTACTTTTTCAAAAAAACGAATTTTGTTGATAAATTGTTTCAACAGTATTTTATAAAAAACGAAAATAAAGCTCAAAACCCAAACAACCAAAATGTCTAGATAGTCCAAAAAATGTCCAAATAGTccaaaatttacccaaaaaaaacatttaaacccaaattaaattaataataataaacaaactgAACAAAAAACTTTTATAACCAAGCTTCGTCGCACCAACCCAcctaagtctgaggattacctgaaaataTCAAACAAGCGGaaagtgagttttcaaaactcagtgtgtaacaaaAAACTCAAacaaataacttacataaaaacAGATTAAATAGAAATAGAGCCATAACAAAACAGTACAAATACAGACATATTTTCCTACCTCCATCCGCTACACTCCATTTCCGACTATCCCAACACATCATATGGGGTATGAAACGCGCATCaaaccctacacaccacttagtgtcgGTATGACACTTTACAGAATATTTGCAGCTGCACTGCTAGATAAATAGGCAAATTATCGCCTTTTACAGAAACACTTCTTACACATGGCAAAACCCTCTCTAGATGCAAATACAGAATGTAATAGAAATAAGTCATACTTATAGTATATAGGCATAACATAATAGATACAGAACATACATAGCGTTTCTCAGTTTACTCACAACCTATTATGCAACTTATTTATCATATGACGTTTCAGATATACAAACATATATTAGAATTAATACTAACAGATGACtatatttcatgtattattgTATATTTAATCACATACCAACCTTACGAAAAGCCCACGGTCTATCGGGATGACGTGTaagaccctagggaaaatttttaaaattttgtgccCACATACGCTCGTGTGGTTCACATGACCCGAATAgcctagaccgtgtgtcacacatagtcccgcacacggccgtgtggcatcgatagtACTCTTTTTTGGCTTTCGTCGTTTGCTAGTTCTCGAGTTTCTCGATATACACCTGGGTGTTTTTCGAAGCTAAATCAACAATTGAGTATTGCTACACCTAAATCAACCATTAAGACAAGTAATTTCAAAAACAATTCGCGAAACGTAATTCAAAAATCAATCTCAAATGAACTAACTAAAATCTCAAAAACACAATCAAACCCTTACCATTTGAATGAACAATAACTATGCGAAGACTAAGTGGTAGGAGAAACTCCAACCTTGGGATTCTCACCTATCGAAAATTCACATAAATCAACACTACGCCATAAAAAATACAACTTTTCCATTTACATCCTTTAACGAAAGTTTAATGGAGAACACTTACGCGAGATAATTAAAAGATTGATGGCACGATAGGACTTAGAACGaaatattagtgaagggaaaacAATAGCAAAAATTAACTATAAAGTTATGaacagaagagaagaaaattgaataaaaaaaatcaaccaaGAAACAAGAACATGAAAAACACAAAGGTGCCACAATAGTCAAACTTTTagggaaaaagaaatttagataactaacaaaaataaaattaaaacaaagttaaaaccaaaagaaaaaactaCCTACCAACCAACTACTCCTAAAACCCCCCACATTTGGTAACTTACAACCCCAACTTTCCAGAATTCAAATCCCCATCAAATTCCACTACCAATACAACCTAAGCAGGAGTTTGCAAAAAATATTGTCTTTATTGTTCACGTAGTGGTTCAAACCAAAGACCTCTAATACATTAACAAagcccttaaccactaaagcaggtACTTATCACATGGCAAAATTTCAATAATCACAACTTTGGggtgttataactctccccctaaaagaaattttaaccttgaaatttatctaattaaaacAGATGTGAATACTGTTGTCGTATCGAATCAttaggttcccatgtggcttcctcagtgTCATGATTCCAccatagaaccttaactaatggaATAGATTTTCTCTTCAAGACCTTTACATTTTGATCTAGAATATGAACTGACTCCTCCTCAAACATCAAATTTGATTTAACCTTAATCTCCTCAATAGAAACAATATGAGACGAGGCAGACCGATACCGCCTCAACATGGAGACATAAAACACATCATGAATGCGGTTCAACTCTgaaggtaactctaactgataggAAACCAGACCCATACGTTTCAAAATTcgatacggcccaatgaacctaggactcaacttgcccttatgtcCAAATTGTAGAACCTTCTTTCATTGAGATACCTTAAGAAACACATAATCACCGATAGAATACTCGATGTCCCTCCTTTTCAGATCTGTatatgatttctgtctatttgaAACCGCCTTAAGACGGTCCCAAATCAGTGTAACTTTATCTTTAATCTCAGAAACCAACTTaagacccaaaacccgtcgctttcccaactcagtccaacagaATGAAGTACAACACTTACGActatacagagcctcgtaaggtgtcatttGAATAGTGGACTACAAACTATTGTTGTAGACAAACTCGGCTAACGgaaaaaaatcctcccaactacttCAAAAAATTGATCACACAACTCCaaagcatatcctctagtatctaaatcaccctctcagattgaccatctgtctgagaataggatgcagtactgaagtctaatcttaAACCCAGAACCTCGTGAGGTTTCCTCCAAAATCGAGAGGTAAAACGagaatctctatcagaaataattgagATATAAACTTCATGAAGTctcacgatctcaaaaacatataacttggctaacttctgaagggAGTAATCTGTCCTAACTAGAATGAAGTGAGTAgacttggtcaaccaatccacgatgacccatatagaatccttcttagtgcgtgtcaagggcaacctactaacgaagtccatagttacccaTTCCCATTTTCATAGGGGAATCTTAATATGTTGAAGCAAACTCGAAGGCAATTGGTACTcaaccttaacttgctggcatgtcagaaaACAAGAGACGATATCTGTCACCTCCTGTTTCAAACCAGGCTACCAGTACAATTGCGGAGATTCCAACATATCTTATTCCTGTCGAGAAGCATAGCATAAGGGGTACTATGTGCTTCTCACagaatagactgcctcaaatcaaaATCATTAGGTAAACAAACTCGACCTCGAAAACATAAAACCCTATCACTGTTCAATCCAAAATCAGTAGTACTTTCTTCCTCAACCTTACGAATATGCAAAACTAGAGAATCATCCTCAACTTTTAACCCGAATTTGATCAATCCAAgttggcttaacttgcaactcagctaACAGACTCTCATTATCAAATAGacttaggcgagcaaacatcacccttaAATTAAACATTACTCTACGACTAAGAGCATCGACCATCACATTGGCCTTATCGGGATGATACTCAATAATACAgttgtaatccttaagcaactcaacccATCTACGTTCCCTAAGCTTTAACTCTTtttgagtaaggagatacttgaggctcttgtgatcgatgtaaatgatacacctctcaccatatagATAATGCATCCAAATTTTTAAGACGAAAACAATCGCGCCAACTCAAGATCGTGCGTAGAGTATTTGCCTTCATGTGACTTAAGCTTTCGGGACGCCTAAACCACTACCTTCCCGAcatgcatcagaacacaacccaaatTAACgtgcgatgcatcactgtaaactatGAATTCATTCTCAGATTTaggctgtatcagaataggagcctAATTCAAAACGAATTTGAGCTTCTTGAAGCTTGATTGTTGCTCATCAATCTAGACAAATGGGGCGTTCTTACGCAACAAATTAGTCAAAGGAGCTGTGATAAATAAGAACCCCTTgacaaacctccgataataaccCGCTAGCCCAAGAAAGCTACATATCTCAGAAACATTCCTAGGTTGTTTCCACTCAAGCACAACTTTAATTTTCTTAGGATCAACTCAGATCCTTTCCGCAGAAACTACATGCTCCAAAAAAGTCACCTCCTtcaccagaattcacatttgttCAACTTATCGTAGAGCTATTTTTCATGGAGTATCTGAaaaactactctaagatgctcatcatgatcATCTTCAATCTTAGAGTATACCAAAATGTCATCGATAAATACCATGACAAATTGATCCAAAAATTATCAGAAAACTCGATTTataagatccatgaatgcagtTGGAGCATTCATCACCAAAGGGCATGACTAGGAACTTGTAGTGCCAataacgagtcctaaaagcaATCTTATGAATGTCGACCTCTTTAACCTTAAGCTAATAGTACCCAAAACGAAGATCTATTTTGGAAAACACAAAAACCCCACGGaactggtcaaataaatcatcaatcctggGAAGTGGGTAATTATTATTTTCCATTAACTTATTCAACTAAcagtagtcgatacacatcctcatagtACCATCattcttttttacaaacagaaCCAATGCCCCCTATGGAGACATACTAGGACGGATAAACCCTAGATCAAGTAATTCTTAAAGCTGAGCCTTTAGTTCTATAAGTTCCTTCAGTGCCATGCGGTAGGGAGTAATAGACACCGGAGCTATCCCTAGTAGGACCTCGATACCGAACTCAACCTCCCTCTTCGAAAGTAAACTTGGTAACTCTTTAAGAAAGACATTCGAAAATTCCTTAACCGTTTTAATGTTTTCAACAGAAGAATAGAAGCAGAATCACACTTGTAAGCTAAAAATGCCTTACACCCCTCACGAACCAACTTTTCAGCCACAAGTGCGGAGATCACATTGGAGAAGTAATCTCGATGCTCACTTATCATAATTGCCTTCATATCATTCTCATCTCTCAGAACTACCCTTTTAGTAGTACAATCCAAACTGACCCAATGCTCCACGAGCCAGTCCATTTCCAATATCAAATTGAATTCCCTAAATGGTAGTTCCACCATATTAGCTGAAAACACAACCCCTTGTATTTCCAATGGTACATTCCTATACAGTCTACTAACCCGAATTGATTGACCCAATAGACAGTACAATAATATCTCCAAAAGTGCTCTCAATAGAAATCCCCAAGTTTACAGAAACATAACTAGCTATATAGGAATGTGTTGATCCTATATATATTAATGCAAAATAGAGAGCAATATCTGCGATGTCTCTATCCTTATGATGTCTAGCAGCATATACCAATGTAGTTGCCTTGCTTCAATCTAATTAGCACCTCTGCTCGATGCTCTCTCACCTCTTCCTAAACCATTACCACTTCTGGCCGGACTGCGACTTCTAGGCAGCTACTGAACTACTCGCTGAGGTTGAACAAACCTAGAAGctagagcttgcatctgatcataACGTTATGAACAATCTGTGATACGGTGCTCCATCGACCCACATCATAGACACATTTCTAACCTCCTCCAACATTTGTCTGAATGACGTCTACCACAATCCTAACATGACTGAGCCACGATGGGTGTAATTGGAACTTCAACCCTTGAAGGCCCATTAGGTCTGGCccatttcttaggcctctgagcAGAACTAGAGGGCTCTAAATCCCTCTTATTTCTACCCCTCTCACACTCTCTATTTTCGCGCTCAACACGCTTAACCTTCTCAGCAATTCTCTTCTTGTCTACCAAGATGGCAAATACCCGCTCCCTCTACGGAGCTATCAGACTCAGATTATCCATTTTTAATCCTTCCTCGAAGAAAATACAATTTTCATATTCAGTTGATACCATTCCACGAGCATATCAACTCAATCTCAGAAATTCAACCTCATATTCAACCATAGTCCTATCTCCTTGGGTAAGGCTTATAAACTCGCGTCTACAAGCATTCACATAACTCGCCCTTACATATTTACtttggaaaatacttttaaattgaTCCCGGTTAATCTAATCTGGTTAAGTACCATCTTCAACTGTTAACCATGCCTGATATGCCTCATCGAAAAGTAGAGATactgcaccctttaatttttgctcaaGAGTGCAGTCGATGTCATTcataatcctctctgtggccttcAACCAATATTCAACCAATATTCAACTATAGTTGGGGTGACTCTCGTGACACACCGAAACAATTCAGCACTATTAGACTAGAGTCGTTCAATTATCGACACACAGCTCTTAGACACAGAATGGGGCCCAACGACCTTATCCAAAACCCTTAGCATAGCCTAGGACAATGCGTCATCCCTAGCCGAATGACTTTGAGACCCGGTCTCAGCAGTAGGTGCAGTTAGTGTTTGACTCGTATCCAAATTGGGCATACTACCCATTGAGGATAACTCAACTCAAGCCCTTCGACGGTGCCTGTCATGACCACGAGTATCGCATCCACGTGATCCATAAGTGCTCATCGTATTTATAGATTATTTACATTATAAAGCTTTTTGTATCAGTTCtagtatttattaacagatattttatccTTCAAAATAGTTACTAGAAGAAATTTCAGAAATGTTTCAATCTTTAACTATCTTAATACAGTTTTAATCGTTTCAGAGCTTTCTAaactaaagtgtttctaagtcagaagtacttacaggatcggcaTAGGGGGCTCgatatttcacaaaattatttttcaaattcatgaaGAAATAAACTATACTTGgacaaacggttttctcaaaagtaattttgaacccaaaatttcacagcctgagttttgcagcttgactctgataccactaaatttaacaccACAAACCCATCAtagttatggccaaatctagagTTGTTAcgttaaatgattaaaaatttggTTTTCATGTCTCTTGAAACTCATCGCAAACTCTTAAAATCTCGAATTATTCGAAGACATATCTTTTCTAACTATTTTATTAGAAACGTttgtttgtttatatattttcaaaaaaaaattacaattttgcaatgaaaacttttaaaatgttgatttttgaaaacacggtCTATTTTTTGAAATCCGTTACTTTtgcagaaaaataaattttatctatAAAATGTTTCAGCAGTATTTTATGAAAAACGAAAATAAAGTTCAAAacccaaataaccaaaatttccaaacagtccaaaataaaaaaaagaactttaacccaaattaaattaataataataataataaaattgaacgAAAAACTTTTATAACTGAGCTCCGTCGCAGCAACCCGCTTAAGTCTGAGGATTACTTAAAAATTTCAGACAAACGGAAAGTGGGTTTTCAAAACTCGATGTGTAACAAATagcttaaacaaataatttatataagaCAGATTAAACAGAAACAAAGTCATAACAAAACAGTACAAATATAGACATATTTTCTTACCCCCATCCGCTTCGCAgtatctccgaccatcccaacacaccatatggggtatGAAATGCCTATCAAATCCTACAAACCACTTTGTGTCGGTATGACACTTTATAGAATATTTGCAGCTGCGCTGTCAGATAAATAGGCAAATTATCGCATTTTACAAAAGCACTTCATCCACATAGCAAAACCTTCCCTGATG encodes:
- the LOC107952221 gene encoding uncharacterized protein; amino-acid sequence: MTPYEALYSRKCCTSFCWTELGKRRVLGLKLVSEIKDKVTLIWDRLKAVSNRQKSYTDLKRRDIEYSIGDYVFLKLELPSELNRIHDVFYVSMLRRYRSASSHIVSIEEIKVKSNLMFEEESVHILDQNVKVLKRKSIPLVKVLWWNHDTEEATWEPNDSIRQQYSHLF